AATTTATAGTATATACGAACGTGTTTCTCATTATTATCTAACTCATGAGTTTTACCCATTGATATCTGGCTTTTTGATCTTATTTGGGTTACAACTTTCTTCGATTGGCCTCATCATCGATTATCTGGCAAAAAAATTGGATAGAATTGAAGAGCGGTTGAAAAAATGAAAGAGGAATTATTTGAACCCTTGTTTAGGAAGATGAGAGTCAATCGCATTTTGCCTTGGATCCCAAAAAATGCAACGCTCTGTGATATTGGGTGTGGATTTGATGCTCAATTTTTAAAAATGATTTCGCCCTCTATTAAAAGGGGGTATGGGTTTGATCGAAAAGTTAACTCCAAACTTCAGGGAAATTTGACCATCCAATCTTATGATTTAAATAATCCTCTTCCACTTCCTGATAATTCGGTTGATTGTGTTACATTGCTTGCAGTACTTGAACATCTTTCAAATCCAATTACAGTTTTTGCAGAAATCAGACGGATATGCCGCTCCAATGGAAGGATTATTCTTACAACACCGACACCTCTTAGTAAACCCATTTTAGAATTCCTATCCTTCCGAATGGGGCTTGTAAGTTCCCAGGAAATTTCTGATCATAAACATTACTGGTCGCTAGAAGAAATTCGTAATCTGTTAAAACAGTTCGACTTTCATGTTGTTGAACTAAATACTTTTTCTATCGGATTAAACTCGTTTGCGGTTGCAGAAAAAGTGACTGAATGAATGTAATTATTATTATCATAATTGGGATTTTATTTGCCTCATTTGGACAGATACTCTGGAAAATTGGGATGAATGAAATTGGAGTTGTGAGTGAAATATCTGTTGAGGGAATTACACATATTGTTTTAAACCCATATATTTTCGGAGGACTTTTTAGTTATGGTATTGGAACGTTGTTCTGGTTAATTGCTCTTTCAAGAGCTGAGTTATCTTTTGTATATCCATTTATTGCATTAACATTTGTTATAATTTTTATGGCTTCTTTTTTTCTATTCCATGAAAATATTAGTTTTCAGAGATTAATTGGTGCTGTGATTATTGTGATTGGTATTGTGGTACTGGTAAAAGGGTAATTCTTCAATATAAATCATTATGAGTTTGACTATTAGTTTCAAAATAGAACATTGTGTAAAACCCATTTTTGGGATCCTTAATGATCTTAATGGTAGGATCAAAATCCGGAGTGTTTGGAAGAGGAGCATTCCACACCTGATCAGTTAACTCACTGGGTGGAACAAAAATTGTTTCACCGTCATTAGTGATATGTGCTGATACGTTCATATCGGGCATTGAAGGAAGTAGCCCTTTTTCATTTATTTTTAATAAACCGGTATCCTGATACAATCCAAGAAAAGTAATACCTGAAAAAATGATACATCCCATAATAAAATATTTTTTCCAGGTATTGCTCAATCGGGGATTAGGATATTTTATTTTTAAAAATGGGTACACAAATAATAGTAATGGAAAAGAATAAAGAAATCCAATTCCAAATCTGGGTTCTGGCGCTGAAACGAACCAGAATAGTAACCCTACAATTGTCACTAATAATGGATATAACATTATCAGGAAAGAGTTATTCCAATCTAAAATGATGTCTGAATTGTAAATATTATATAAAAAAATGAGTGTTACTATACATGCCACAATAATTAGTCCAATGCACAAAAAAAACCTGGGCGTAGTAATAATACGATGGAACCATTCATTCATCCATGAAATAGTACCTAATGACTCCATATAGTTTGGGCCAGGAAGTCTTGCCCATCCTGTTATGGCGTCTGCTTCAGCTTTTGTTTGTTGAGCAGAAACGGACCATGGAAAAAAAGATAACGAACCATATGATAATGGATAAATTGGGTTTCCAGATAGTAATATTCCCCTTATAATCAAAGGGATAGTTAAAAGGAAAAATATTAGGTAGCAATATTCAGGTATTGATCTCAACATGGTTTTTAGATCTGTAAAAAAAGTAAAGAGACCTGAGTTTTTTATATGGTTTAAATTAATTATCCTGATGAAAA
The window above is part of the Methanospirillum lacunae genome. Proteins encoded here:
- a CDS encoding EamA family transporter, which translates into the protein MNVIIIIIIGILFASFGQILWKIGMNEIGVVSEISVEGITHIVLNPYIFGGLFSYGIGTLFWLIALSRAELSFVYPFIALTFVIIFMASFFLFHENISFQRLIGAVIIVIGIVVLVKG
- a CDS encoding LIC_10190 family membrane protein, translated to MNPALQLIILILLFFAWIVSLFGYGSFFATYVLKKYPIHKYLIWNYGIFGFIIIFVLTSLINIFIPISSEISIAILFVGIVMTSIHLITNKIRIQQKFSILALFFGVLFLFYCTVYNWIHGTDTGLYHLPAIKWMIEYPIPLGLANLHGRLGFNCAWLPISAMIDQSVIWFNRPVFIINAILFFFYSTLVTEVIQDRWSEMSSSSLKGIVKQLQGGLNPLSAHEMFLLLSILPVIFESRFYLSNPSPDYPVFILTLVQFFFLIKMIEEKTDLYDFCTWAPFILALFSTAIKLSAVIMIPMTLLAVFIRIINLNHIKNSGLFTFFTDLKTMLRSIPEYCYLIFFLLTIPLIIRGILLSGNPIYPLSYGSLSFFPWSVSAQQTKAEADAITGWARLPGPNYMESLGTISWMNEWFHRIITTPRFFLCIGLIIVACIVTLIFLYNIYNSDIILDWNNSFLIMLYPLLVTIVGLLFWFVSAPEPRFGIGFLYSFPLLLFVYPFLKIKYPNPRLSNTWKKYFIMGCIIFSGITFLGLYQDTGLLKINEKGLLPSMPDMNVSAHITNDGETIFVPPSELTDQVWNAPLPNTPDFDPTIKIIKDPKNGFYTMFYFETNSQTHNDLY
- a CDS encoding class I SAM-dependent methyltransferase — encoded protein: MKEELFEPLFRKMRVNRILPWIPKNATLCDIGCGFDAQFLKMISPSIKRGYGFDRKVNSKLQGNLTIQSYDLNNPLPLPDNSVDCVTLLAVLEHLSNPITVFAEIRRICRSNGRIILTTPTPLSKPILEFLSFRMGLVSSQEISDHKHYWSLEEIRNLLKQFDFHVVELNTFSIGLNSFAVAEKVTE